A stretch of the Argentina anserina chromosome 6, drPotAnse1.1, whole genome shotgun sequence genome encodes the following:
- the LOC126798147 gene encoding zinc finger protein CONSTANS-LIKE 9-like, with protein sequence MGYMCDFCGDQRSMVYCRSDAACLCLSCDRNVHSANALSRRHSRTLLCERCNLQPALVRCTEERVSLCQNCDWMGHGASTSAASHKRQTLNCYSGCPSASELSSIWSFVLELPSAAAMSESACEQEMGLMSIAENSTGSAWSPQENNNRENASETLEVNDVSPMDKSDSLVGSSAVPPINAAPPAVGQMTGSANSILPKLNCHGSPGLCDDDDLYGDFDMDEMDLNLENYDELFGVSLNHSEELFKNGGIDSLFGGKYMSRAQELIAAEGSSIGRVNALQQPACSTAASADSVMSTKTEPIVSFVPKQAQSNLSFSGVTGESSQGDCQDCGASSMLLMGEPPWCPPGPESSFQSANRSNAVMRYKEKKKARKFEKRVRYASRKARADVRKRVKGRFIKAGEAYDYDPLNQTRTRSY encoded by the exons atGGGTTACATGTGCGATTTCTGTGGGGATCAAAGGTCCATGGTGTATTGCCGGTCTGATGCTGCTTGCTTATGTCTATCTTGTGATCGAAATGTGCACTCTGCTAATGCTTTGTCGAGACGTCACTCGAGAACACTGCTCTGTGAAAGATGCAATTTACAACCAGCATTAGTTAGATGTACAGAAGAGAGAGTGTCGCTTTGTCAGAATTGTGATTGGATGGGCCATGGTGCATCTACTTCAGCTGCATCACACAAGAGGCAAACACTCAATTGTTACTCTGGCTGCCCGTCAGCTTCCGAACTGTCGTCTATCTGGTCATTCGTGCTAGAGTTGCCTTCTGCCGCAGCCATGAGTGAATCTGCTTGCGAGCAGGAAATGGGATTAATGAGCATCGCCGAAAACAGCACTGGAAGTGCTTGGAGCCCCCAAGAAAATAACAACAGAGAGAATGCATCTGAGACATTGGAAGTCAATGACGTCAGTCCCATGGATAAGTCTGATAGTTTAGTTGGTTCCTCTGCAGTGCCTCCAATTAACGCAGCTCCTCCGGCTGTTGGTCAGATGACTGGATCTGCAAATTCAATATTGCCCAAG TTAAACTGTCACGGAAGCCCTGGGCTCTGTGACGATGATGACCTTTATGGCGATTTTGATATGGATGAAATGGATCTGAATCTTGAAAATTATGACGAACTATTTGGTGTATCTCTGAATCACTCTGAAGAGCTTTTCAAAAATGGCGGGATTGACAGTTTGTTTGGAGGAAAGTACATGTCCAGGGCTCAAGAATTAATTGCCGCCGAG GGATCGTCAATTGGACGAGTAAATGCATTGCAGCAGCCAGCATGCAGTACCGCGGCATCTGCGGATTCTGTAATGAGTACAAAAACTGAACCAATTGTTTCTTTTGTGCCAAAGCAAGCACAATCAAACCTTTCATTTTCGGGTGTCACCGGAGAGAGTAGTCAGGGAGATTGTCAAGATTGTGGGGCTTCCTCGATGCTACTCATGGGAGAGCCTCCATGGTGTCCTCCAGGCCCTGAGAGCTCCTTCCAATCTGCTAACCGAAGTAATGCTGTTATGCgttacaaagaaaagaagaaagcgCGCAA GTTTGAGAAAAGAGTGAGGTATGCTTCTCGCAAAGCAAGAGCAGATGTAAGAAAACGTGTGAAAGGGCGGTTTATTAAAGCTGGCGAAGCTTATGATTATGACCCTTTGAACCAGACCAGAACCAGAAGCTACTGA
- the LOC126798915 gene encoding uncharacterized protein LOC126798915, with the protein MAEETQLAEAARRPNKRRIGKSKGSSKARKKAKKMPHASDGSRAMKPKKIDPKMKKLYRKRAREYDSDEEEDEEKESDGSEEEGGGEEREAKEMREFSDEEEEGEVQPGITKLSEGCNAFRSAFKSIIKKSVAEDVLGPVLSGNKKLIAEKLAEEDAERKVKGDVKDKQLVIEKGHVLNPVIYDPHEKFLISLATRGVVTLFNAVSKAQNAQKGLDPSRFKDAKVIRKRRKEAFFSELGKSSSSKAQTSKGSVENEGPAWAPLRDNFMLTNSKLKDWDKMPEQVGKDDIGRMSEDSSSDD; encoded by the exons ATGGCGGAGGAGACCCAGTTAGCAGAAGCAGCGAGACGACCAAACAAGAGGCGAATAGGGAAGAGCAAGGGCTCCTCCAAAGCCAGAAAGAAAGCGAAGAAGATGCCGCACGCTTCAGACGGAAGCAGGGCCATGAAGCCCAAGAAGATTGACCCCAAAATGAAGAAGCTTTATCGAAAACGAGCCAGAGAGTACGATTCTGACGAGGAAGAAGACGAGGAGAAGGAGAGTGATGGGTCtgaagaggaaggaggaggagaagagagggaaGCAAAGGAGATGAGGGAGTTCTCggatgaggaggaagaaggtgaAGTTCAGCCCGGAATTACGAAGCTTTCGGAGGGATGCAATGCGTTTAGGTCGGCTTTCAAAAGCATTATCAAGAAGAGCGTGGCTGAAGATGTGTTG GGACCAGTATTATCAGGCAACAAAAAGCTTATTGCAGAAAAGCTTGCTGAAGAGGATGCTGAGCGTAAGGTCAAGGGAGACGTTAAGGATAAACAATTG GTAATAGAAAAGGGGCATGTTCTCAATCCTGTCATATATGACCCGCATGAAAAGTTTCTAATCAGTCTTGCTACTAGAGGAG TGGTCACATTGTTCAATGCT GTCAGCAAGGCACAAAATGCTCAGAAAGGACTGGATCCTTCCAGGTTTAAAGATGCAAAAG TGATAAGAAAGCGGAGGAAAGAAGCTTTCTTTTCAGAGTTGGGGAAAAGTAGTTCTTCAAAG GCTCAGACATCTAAAGGCTCAGTGGAGAATGAAGGGCCTGCCTGGGCTCCATTGCGAGATAATTTCATGCTAACAAATTCCAAGTTGAAGGATTGGGATAAGATGCCG GAGCAAGTTGGGAAAGATGACATTGGAAGGATGTCTGAAGATAGTAGTTCCGATGATTAG
- the LOC126798048 gene encoding uncharacterized protein LOC126798048, which translates to MASKIPDEPCTSETDPETLAMRIKRKRSRRVSFADTEITSVHIFKRDDDEESDNAPDSESQSSSITGSAEPEKGGAVGFFKDVGGESDDFKSDEEDDDDGSKLSFLRPIGSPSPMSSAPGSASSNIEDDFFGPVSSDFIRPGLCDSAASDDFHETTMDTTAFSLHYRSIARSESGALKTPTSFRLPFEEQTPTQSPSDSGSLMSLEKPKNLTPRSLVSVDKARGEEDSNDMSIIEENPHKYDYGKLSATLDAILAEGSKDLHDSVPASISIMPSKGPEVAVVENSGIAHMDLRNGRSTEMGNISSHEMSTDPESTSHIKLGETNGLIASDVSSNRSYHPSAADSIDDQIQTPNQLIKISNELTEDKFQKGVKSLEVPAVNGDLLANLNSTATKSLQFDAFLLHNPVSQHSDPGLGKENSPMVRRYASDIDPHSDKEGSILMLSAREHQSIINTPKLARHSGTKTPSSKHEEWYPSIQKSISRFRIPDPSPRASSLKDNIEKLKCRLSSYPSPNAPLSTVLAGISKDLQCDFNKSPTFLEKQAGDLEKRGHMSLVNTGTNVNGNPVKINMLGKDENSSDTANKASVRDLFTDTLLKDKLDRPVEEVTPLSQLSVSGSKRTQHLLISDNTVKGTKVSSDTDCILADEREEILPHVQLQSENNFQTPLSGAGMLNIQLQSPDKRFQPGPEPQTKPYVRRSMTGLSLQSPKDLALNNSMEGPSQSPPRKKQSSSPPLRNTHQSPIRKESSQSPYKKDTATSPSRKKPSGSPGKEPIGDSVKEPNHSLFSKELTLSPFRPSYAEHFDSRRPVEKDMVSSELHLINHPNEDCYQGLISQSPLTKQDAENSFGRKRRNLEINSEAEACTDKVPSSQRSFKVHRSENYDPQLMLGSSTALHNDRGKYRGESGDMIRQSWTDILVKFSGDSEQLLSPLTSNLNLKAIGVLEDILIHLGKAKKYEMLYAEIQSQKVNCISAAHKRVAEARLLLYKLAYEKAKLQLMRLKRQKLQSTAQLLRSAVQDSNMLKLNFTQCQSEAGKQETLVDERRSCLVNHVGEAPQDDVSAMRHESKALDGEIKSLSNFFHSRMKLKGEPSYGDTLSLVHDHLKTRTFCRLLRRELQLWDVSEFEINNGHYNILLSYHGYISQRFSVNVGPTLRVVISKKLDNVKIMKAFPNIYALVAFDFVLDAEATKEIFGASCMAQETQVTRSQLSNLLDVAEEVQLARFEIVNLIQTSFHTASDDQLDLQLCFLNCKSSRKIALSLDMTCLKRGIYPSDIIPYQVQAFESAAQVLLPQSLLTEIRAAAEGLESGYSRIMRLCKCISEVVQSS; encoded by the exons ATGGCCTCCAAGATCCCCGACGAGCCTTGCACCTCCGAGACCGACCCGGAGACACTCGCGATGCGAATTAAGAGGAAGCGCTCCCGGCGCGTGAGCTTCGCCGACACCGAGATCACTTCCGTCCACATATTCAAACGCGACGACGACGAGGAGTCCGACAACGCTCCCGACTCCGAATCCCAGTCTAGCTCCATAACCGGCTCCGCTGAGCCGGAGAAGGGCGGCGCGGTAGGGTTTTTCAAGGACGTCGGCGGCGAAAGCGACGATTTCAAGTCCGATGAAGAGGACGACGACGACGGGAGTAAGTTGTCGTTTCTGAGACCGATTGGTTCGCCTTCTCCGATGAGTAGTGCTCCTGGCTCTGCTTCCTCCAACATTG AAGATGATTTCTTTGGTCCTGTATCGTCGGATTTCATTAGACCTGGACTCTGTGATTCTGCCGCATCAGATGACTTTCATGAAACTACTATGGACACTACTGCATTTTCATTGCATTACCGTAGTATTGCAAGGTCAGAATCTGGAGCATTGAAGACTCCGACGTCTTTTCGCCTTCCCTTTGAAGAGCAGACACCGACCCAAAGTCCCAGTGATTCAGGAAGCCTTATGTCTCTAGAGAAACCAAAGAATCTAACTCCTCGATCTTTGGTATCTGTTGATAAGGCAAGAGGCGAGGAAGATTCAAATGATATGAGTATTATAGAAGAAAACCCACATAAGTATGATTATGGAAAATTATCTGCCACATTAGATGCAATTCTGGCAGAAGGTAGCAAGGATCTCCATGACTCTGTTCCGGCCTCTATTAGTATAATGCCATCTAAGGGTCCTGAGGTTGCTGTAGTGGAAAATAGTGGAATCGCCCACATGGATCTAAGAAATGGCAGGAGTACTGAAATGGGTAATATTAGCAGTCATGAAATGTCCACTGACCCAGAATCGACTTCTCATATTAAATTAGGTGAAACAAATGGTCTGATTGCTTCTGATGTCTCGTCTAACAGAAGTTATCATCCATCTGCTGCTGACTCCATTGACGACCAAATCCAGACTCCAAATCAGTTAATCAAG ATCAGTAACGAACTCACTGAAGATAAATTTCAAAAGGGTGTCAAAAGTTTGGAGGTACCTGCTGTGAATGGCGACCTCCTTGCAAATCTCAATAGCACAGCAACTAAATCTCTTCAGTTTGATGCGTTTCTGCTGCATAATCCTGTTTCTCAACATTCAGACCCGGGATTGGGAAAAGAAAATTCTCCTATGGTCAGAAGATATGCTTCTGATATCGATCCTCATTCTGATAAGGAGGGGTCCATATTAATGTTATCTGCTAGAGAGCATCAGTCAATTATCAATACTCCCAAGTTAGCAAGACATTCAGGGACAAAGACTCCATCCTCAAAACATGAAGAGTGGTATCCATCAATTCAGAAAAGTATTTCCCGTTTTAGAATTCCAGACCCTTCTCCGCGTGCTTCTAGTCTCAAAGATAACATcgagaaattaaaatgtaGATTGTCAAGTTACCCATCCCCAAATGCTCCTTTAAGTACTGTTTTGGCTGGCATTAGCAAAGATCTCCAATGTGATTTTAACAAATCTCCTACTTTTTTGGAGAAGCAAGCAGGTGATCTGGAGAAGAGAGGACATATGAGCTTGGTTAACACAGGTACAAATGTCAATGGGAACCCAGTTAAAATTAATATGTTGGGGAAGGATGAAAACTCCTCCGACACTGCAAACAAAGCATCTGTGCGTGACTTGTTCACGGACACTCTTTTAAAGGATAAATTAGATAGACCAGTTGAAGAAGTGACTCCACTGTCTCAGTTGTCAGTATCTGGAAGTAAAAGGACTCAGCATCTCTTGATCTCAGATAATACCGTAAAAGGAACAAAGGTTTCTTCTGATACTGATTGCATTTTAGCAGATGAGCGAGAAGAGATTCTTCCCCATGTGCAACTTCAATCAGAAAATAACTTCCAGACTCCTTTAAGTGGTGCAGGCATGCTGAACATTCAATTGCAAAGTCCAGATAAAAGATTTCAACCTGGACCAGAACCCCAGACAAAACCTTATGTTCGCAGAAGTATGACTGGACTGTCCCTTCAG AGTCCTAAAGACTTAGCTTTGAACAACTCCATGGAAGGGCCATCTCAGAGTCCACCCAGGAAAAAGCAAAGTTCAAGTCCTCCCTTGAGAAATACCCATCAGAGTCCCATCAGGAAAGAGTCAAGCCAGAGTCCCTACAAGAAAGACACAGCTACGAGTCCTTCCAGGAAAAAGCCTAGTGGGAGTCCTGGGAAAGAGCCAATTGGTGACAGTGTTAAAGAGCCAAATCATAGTCTCTTTTCGAAGGAGCTAACACTGAGCCCCTTCAGGCCATCTTATGCAGAACACTTTGATAGCAGGCGACCAGTTGAGAAAGACATGGTATCATCAGAGTTACATCTAATCAATCATCCTAATGAGGATTGTTATCAGGGACTTATTTCACAGAGTCCTCTTACCAAACAAGATGCAGAGAATTCTTTTGGACGTAAACGAAGAAACCTAGAAATAAACAGCGAGGCTGAAGCCTGTACAGATAAGGTCCCCAGCAGCCAGAGAAGTTTCAAAGTTCATAGAAGTGAGAACTATGATCCCCAGTTAATGTTGGGTAGTTCAACTGCACTTCACAATGACAGAGGGAAGTATCGTGGTGAATCGGGTGATATGATACGGCAGAGCTGGACTGAT ATTCTAGTCAAATTCTCAGGAGATTCAGAACAATTGCTTTCTCCATTGACAAGCAACCTAAATTTAAAAGCG ATTGGGGTGCTGGAAGATATATTGATACATCTAGGGAAGGCTAAAAAGTATGAGATGCTTTATGCTGAAATCCAATCTCAG AAGGTCAACTGCATCAGTGCTGCGCATAAAAG GGTAGCTGAAGCAAGGTTGCTTCTTTATAAATTAGCTTATGAAAAGGCTAAGTTGCAGTTAATGCGGTTGAAGCGCCAGAAATTACAG AGTACGGCACAGCTCTTACGCTCTGCAGTTCAGGACTCTAATATGCTGAAGTTGAACTTCACCCAGTGTCAGTCTGAAGCTGGTAAACAAGAGACTCTTGTTGACGAGAGACGGTCATGTTTAGTTAATCATGTTGGAGAG GCTCCCCAGGATGATGTGAGCGCAATGAGACATGAGTCTAAAGCTTTAGATGGAGAAATAAAGAGTTTAAgcaatttctttcactctcGTATGAAGTTGAAAGGGGAACCAAGTTATGGTGACACTTTATCACTAGTTCATGATCATCTGAAGACAAGGACATTCTGCAGGTTACTACGTCGGGAGTTGCAG TTATGGGATGTTAGTGAATTTGAGATTAATAATGGTCATTACAACATTCTTCTCAGCTATCATGGTTACATCAGCCAAAG GTTTAGTGTAAATGTGGGTCCAACGTTACGCGTAGTCATCTCAAAAAAGTTGGACAATGTGAAGATCATGAAG GCCTTCCCGAACATATATGCCCTAGTTGCGTTTGATTTTGTGCTAGATGCTGAGGCTACTAAGGAAATTTTCGGTGCAAGCTGTATGGCGCAAGAAACACAA GTTACACGTTCACAGCTAAGTAATTTGCTGGACGTGGCTGAGGAAGTGCAGCTGGCTCGATTTGAGATTGTAAATTTGATCCAGACAAGCTTTCATACTGCATctg ATGATCAGCTTGATCTGCAGCTTTGTTTCCTTAATTGTAAGAGCAGTAGAAAGATCGCACTGTCTCTCGATATGACATGTTTGAAGAG GGGGATTTATCCGTCAGATATTATTCCATATCAGGTACAGGCTTTTGAATCTGCAGCGCAAGTGTTACTTCCACAGTCACTCTTAACTGAAATAAGAGCTGCAGCTGAGGGTCTTGAATCTGGATACTCAAGAATTATGAGGCTCTGTAAATGTATTTCCGAGGTGGTACAATCTTCATAG
- the LOC126799841 gene encoding cytochrome P450 724B1-like: MSMAGSSTFWLLVLVCMIFIFLLGRLILKQYSPLFVSVCPSTPKGSFGWPVLGETLAFLNSHPSNSLGAFLQHHCSRYGKVFKSHLFLSPTIVSCDEELNYYILQNEGKLFECSYPKPIHGILGKSSMLVAVGDTHKRLRNVAVSLVIITKSKPEFLHDIENTAVSVLRSWKDKPQVIFCKEARKFTFNVIVKQVLGLSPDEPQTTQILEDFLTFMKGLISLPLYIPGTPYARAVKARIRISATVKEIIEERRRRKNGDGINTENSVSSNSDFLEILLDVDTLSEDEKVSFVLDSLLGGYETTSLLMALVVYFLAQSPSALQQLKVEHQNIRRVKKKDEYLNWEDYNKMEFTQHVIKEAMRCGNIVKFVHRKALKDVKFRDYIIPSGWKVLPVISASHLDPSLHANALQFHPWRWESEDQMCKRFTPFGGGSRCCPGSELGRLEVAFFLHHLVQNFRWRTDDDEQPIAYPYVEFIRGLPLYLEDCPI; encoded by the exons ATGTCCATGGCCGGAAGCAGTACTTTTTGGCTGCTTGTTCTGGTTTGCATGatcttcatctttcttttgGGTCGTCTCATTCTGAAACAGTACTCACCCTTGTTCGTTAGTGTTTGTCCCTCTACGCCTAAAGGCTCTTTCGGGTGGCCTGTTTTGGGTGAAACTCTTGCCTTCTTGAATTCTCATCCTTCTAATTCTCTTGGAGCTTTCCTTCAACACCATTGCTCCAG GTATGGGAAAGTGTTCAAATCCCATCTGTTCTTGTCCCCAACCATTGTGTCATGTGATGAAGAGCTGAACTACTACATACTTCAGAATGAAGGCAAGTTGTTTGAATGTAGCTACCCGAAGCCCATCCATGGCATTCTCGGCAAGTCGTCAATGCTGGTGGCTGTGGGTGACACTCACAAACGGCTCAGAAATGTGGCCGTCTCTCTGGTCATCATTACCAAATCAAAGCCTGAATTTCTCCACGACATCGAGAATACTGCCGTTTCTGTTCTTCGCTCGTGGAAAGATAAACCACAAGTCATTTTCTGTAAAGAAGCAAGAAAG TTCACATTCAATGTAATAGTGAAACAAGTGCTAGGTTTGAGCCCAGATGAGCCACAGACCACACAAATTCTTGAAGATTTTCTGACTTTCATGAAGGGGCTcatttctcttcctctctATATACCTGGAACTCCTTATGCAAGAGCTGTGAAG GCTAGAATTAGGATATCTGCAACTGTGAAAGAAATCAtagaggaaagaagaagaagaaaaaacggAGATGGGATTAATACGGAGAACTCCGTTAGTAGTAATAGTGATTTTCTTGAGATTCTTCTGGATGTTGATACCTTATCAGAAGATGAAAAAGTGAGTTTCGTCTTGGATTCTCTATTGGGTGGCTATGAGACAACCTCTCTGTTAATGGCTCTGGTTGTTTATTTTCTTGCTCAATCACCCTCTGCATTACAGCAATTAAAG GTTGAGCATCAGAATATTAGAAgggtgaaaaagaaagatgagTATTTGAACTGGGAAGACTACAACAAAATGGAGTTTACTCAACAC GTCATAAAGGAAGCGATGAGATGTGGGAACATTGTAAAATTTGTGCACCGAAAGGCTCTCAAAGATGTGAAGTTTAGAG ATTATATAATTCCTTCAGGCTGGAAAGTTCTACCCGTCATCAGTGCTTCTCATTTGGACCCTTCTCTTCATGCAAATGCTCTTCAGTTTCATCCTTGGAGATGGGAG AGCGAAGATCAAATGTGCAAAAGATTCACTCCCTTTGGTGGAGGATCGAGATGCTGTCCAGGATCTGAACTTGGGAGGCTTGAAGTTGCATTTTTCCTTCACCACCTTGTACAAAATTTTAG GTGGAGGACTGATGATGATGAGCAACCTATAGCTTATCCGTACGTAGAATTCATAAGAGGGTTGCCACTTTACCTGGAGGATTGCCCCATTTGA